The Paenibacillus sp. FSL R7-0204 genome includes a region encoding these proteins:
- a CDS encoding ABC transporter ATP-binding protein has product MTQSTGKRLLQYALTAKKTFIAALLLLTIGVAAELAGPFIAKSMIDNHLLAIEKPYFQTASPEDAAEYNNTYYKRGDRFAAGEAKGQEVRLLQAGRSFYFINEAVPKAEGERSFTDGKLQIKYGEQTTVYPAVKLSAGDLFSFYKPELPGIYQLVALYAMFLVISIIAEFGKTYWLQSSANQVIRKLRTDVYAHIQRLPVYFFDNLPAGKVVSRVTNDTEAVKDLFIAVLSNFATGIINITGVYVALFLLDVKLGLVSLFVVPIIILWIVLYRKIATKYNTIIRSRLSEINAIINESIQGMSIIRIFRRQKQSSAEFEQLNDDYLKYQNKMLNLNAFTSHNLVNSLRSLSFVLVLWYFGFGSLDGSTFVSLGVLYAFVDVLGRMFQPITGMVNQLANLDSSMVSAGRVFTLMNEPGEPVTDGSMPRYKGNVVFKDVSFAYKKDFVLRDISFEARPGETVALVGHTGSGKSSIINLLFRFYDPQQGSITIDGQKVKDLPKQWLRSHMGIVLQDPYLFTGTIASNVSLGDERISRERVERALREVGADKLLSHLPQGFDEPVIEKGSTLSAGQRQLISFARALSFDPAILILDEATSNIDTETESIIQQALEVLKKGRTTFIIAHRLSTIRSADQILVLHRGQIVERGNHDELMAQGGRYFRMYQLQLGAGAGNGPGEPAPESGDHASAAGLRPSLEQI; this is encoded by the coding sequence TTGACACAGAGTACAGGCAAACGTCTGCTGCAATATGCACTGACCGCCAAAAAGACCTTCATCGCCGCCCTTCTGCTCCTGACCATCGGAGTAGCGGCTGAGCTGGCAGGGCCGTTTATCGCCAAGAGCATGATTGACAATCATCTGCTTGCGATTGAGAAGCCCTACTTCCAGACAGCCTCGCCGGAGGATGCTGCGGAATATAACAACACTTATTACAAACGCGGTGACCGTTTTGCCGCAGGTGAAGCCAAGGGCCAGGAAGTCCGTCTGCTTCAGGCAGGCAGAAGCTTCTACTTCATCAATGAAGCTGTACCGAAGGCTGAAGGCGAGCGCAGCTTCACGGACGGGAAGCTCCAGATCAAATACGGCGAGCAGACGACGGTCTATCCGGCCGTCAAGCTGTCGGCTGGTGATCTGTTTTCCTTTTACAAGCCGGAGCTTCCGGGAATCTATCAGCTGGTCGCTCTATACGCCATGTTCCTTGTGATCTCCATTATTGCTGAGTTCGGTAAAACCTACTGGCTGCAATCGTCTGCCAATCAGGTCATCCGCAAGCTGCGGACCGATGTCTATGCCCATATCCAGCGCCTGCCGGTCTATTTCTTCGATAATCTGCCTGCCGGTAAGGTAGTCTCCCGGGTAACTAACGATACGGAAGCAGTTAAGGATCTCTTCATTGCCGTATTATCCAACTTCGCTACAGGGATCATCAATATCACCGGTGTCTATGTAGCCCTCTTCCTGCTCGATGTGAAGCTGGGACTGGTCAGTTTGTTCGTCGTACCGATTATTATTCTCTGGATCGTGCTATACCGCAAAATCGCTACCAAATACAACACAATCATCCGCTCGCGGCTTAGTGAGATTAATGCCATTATCAATGAATCGATTCAAGGGATGTCGATCATCCGGATTTTCCGCCGCCAGAAGCAGAGTAGTGCTGAATTCGAGCAGCTCAATGACGACTATCTGAAATATCAGAACAAAATGCTCAACCTGAACGCCTTCACCTCCCACAACCTGGTGAACTCGCTGCGCAGCCTCTCCTTCGTGCTGGTGCTGTGGTACTTCGGCTTCGGCAGCCTGGACGGTTCAACCTTCGTATCGCTTGGCGTTCTCTATGCCTTCGTCGATGTACTGGGCCGGATGTTCCAGCCGATTACGGGCATGGTCAACCAGCTGGCGAATCTGGACAGCTCAATGGTCTCCGCGGGCCGCGTGTTCACGCTGATGAATGAGCCTGGGGAGCCGGTCACTGACGGATCGATGCCGCGTTACAAGGGAAATGTCGTATTCAAGGATGTCTCCTTTGCTTATAAAAAGGACTTCGTCCTGCGCGATATCTCTTTCGAGGCACGCCCGGGCGAGACTGTCGCCCTTGTGGGCCATACCGGCTCCGGCAAAAGCTCCATCATCAACCTGCTGTTCCGCTTCTATGATCCGCAGCAAGGAAGCATAACGATTGACGGGCAAAAGGTCAAGGATCTGCCGAAGCAATGGCTGCGCAGTCATATGGGCATCGTGCTTCAGGACCCGTACCTCTTCACCGGTACCATTGCCTCCAACGTCAGTCTGGGTGATGAACGGATCTCCAGAGAGCGTGTCGAACGCGCCTTGCGTGAGGTAGGAGCCGATAAACTGCTGTCCCATCTGCCGCAAGGCTTCGATGAACCGGTCATTGAGAAGGGCAGCACCCTGTCTGCCGGACAGCGGCAGCTGATCTCCTTTGCCAGAGCGTTATCCTTCGATCCGGCGATCCTGATTCTGGATGAAGCAACGTCCAATATCGATACCGAGACCGAGAGCATTATCCAGCAGGCACTGGAGGTACTGAAAAAAGGCCGGACCACCTTCATCATCGCTCACCGTCTGTCCACCATCCGCAGTGCGGACCAGATTCTGGTGCTGCACCGGGGTCAGATTGTCGAACGCGGCAACCATGACGAGCTGATGGCACAGGGCGGCAGATACTTCCGCATGTATCAGCTTCAGCTGGGTGCAGGTGCCGGGA